In Candidatus Poribacteria bacterium, the following proteins share a genomic window:
- the rplS gene encoding 50S ribosomal protein L19, translated as MRPIEIVEEKLKRTDLPEFGPGDLVRISFKVVEGGKERAQSFEGVVIRRAHGGLRETVTLRKTSYGVGVERIFPLHSPMIDKIEVIRRGAVRRARLYYLRERRGKSARIKEKLVRK; from the coding sequence ATGAGACCGATTGAGATCGTGGAGGAAAAGTTAAAGAGAACCGACTTGCCTGAATTCGGCCCCGGCGACCTTGTGAGGATCAGCTTCAAGGTCGTTGAGGGTGGCAAGGAGAGGGCACAGTCATTTGAGGGTGTGGTGATAAGGCGAGCCCACGGTGGGCTGAGGGAAACCGTTACCCTGAGGAAGACATCGTATGGTGTCGGCGTGGAGAGGATCTTCCCGCTCCACTCGCCGATGATCGACAAGATAGAGGTCATAAGGAGAGGCGCCGTCCGGCGCGCCAGACTTTATTATCTGAGGGAGAGAAGAGGTAAATCAGCGAGGATTAAGGAAAAGCTCGTGCGCAAGTGA
- a CDS encoding ribonuclease HII — protein MRPLAPPQILRYESQLWKQGCDLVAGVDEAGRGPLAGPVVAAAVILPKDLYIPEVYDSKSISPTKREILFERICQAAISIGIGVVDNHEIDRINILQASLKAMKMAVEKLSPQPDFVLVDGTHLPDLEIECMAIKKGDRLSLSIASASIIAKVTRDRMMVEFDRIYPQYGFAKNKGYPTPQHYEALSEHGPCPIHRRSFRLKRRSAF, from the coding sequence ATGAGACCTTTAGCCCCGCCTCAGATCCTGAGATATGAATCGCAGCTCTGGAAACAGGGATGTGATCTCGTGGCGGGGGTGGATGAGGCGGGGCGTGGCCCATTAGCAGGGCCGGTTGTCGCAGCAGCGGTTATCCTCCCCAAAGACCTCTATATCCCTGAAGTCTACGATTCTAAGAGCATCTCACCGACCAAACGTGAGATCCTCTTCGAGCGGATTTGTCAGGCAGCCATATCCATAGGCATAGGGGTCGTGGATAACCATGAGATAGACAGAATAAACATATTGCAGGCCTCCCTTAAAGCGATGAAAATGGCTGTGGAGAAGCTTTCACCTCAACCCGATTTCGTTCTCGTCGACGGAACGCATCTCCCCGACTTGGAGATCGAATGCATGGCGATCAAAAAGGGGGATCGACTTTCGCTCTCCATAGCTTCCGCCTCCATTATCGCTAAAGTGACGCGGGATAGGATGATGGTTGAGTTCGATAGGATCTATCCTCAATACGGATTCGCGAAAAACAAGGGTTACCCGACCCCTCAACATTATGAAGCTCTCTCCGAACACGGGCCGTGTCCGATACACAGAAGATCGTTCAGACTAAAAAGGAGATCGGCTTTTTAG
- the trmD gene encoding tRNA (guanosine(37)-N1)-methyltransferase TrmD, with translation MRIDIITIFPEMVESVLSFGLIRRARGKGLLKVHVHNLRDYSTDRHRGVDDYIYGGGPGMLLKPEPIFNAVEALKTPGCRVILMSPQGNRFTQRHAERLSLQEHLIFLCGRYKGVDERVRKALVDEEISIGDYVLSGGELPALVVVEAIVRLIPGAIGDYDSAQGDSFGTDMLLDCPHYTRPAQFRGMRVPEILLIGDHKKITKWRREHSLKRTLSRRPDLLKEALLTDEDLDMLEKWQKELMEDETD, from the coding sequence ATGAGGATAGATATCATCACCATATTCCCCGAGATGGTCGAATCCGTGCTCTCCTTCGGCCTCATAAGGCGCGCAAGGGGAAAGGGACTATTGAAGGTGCATGTCCATAACCTAAGGGATTACTCGACCGACAGACACAGAGGCGTAGATGATTACATCTACGGTGGCGGCCCGGGAATGCTCCTTAAACCTGAGCCGATCTTCAACGCCGTCGAGGCGCTGAAAACCCCTGGGTGTCGCGTGATACTGATGAGCCCGCAGGGAAACCGATTCACTCAGCGCCATGCCGAGAGGCTCTCGCTCCAGGAACATCTCATCTTCCTCTGCGGCAGATACAAAGGGGTCGATGAGAGGGTGAGAAAAGCGCTGGTGGACGAGGAGATCTCCATAGGGGATTATGTCCTCAGCGGGGGGGAACTGCCAGCGCTGGTGGTGGTGGAGGCCATTGTTAGACTTATACCGGGAGCGATAGGCGATTATGACTCGGCGCAGGGAGACTCCTTCGGGACGGATATGCTCCTGGATTGCCCTCATTACACCAGACCGGCCCAGTTCCGAGGGATGAGGGTGCCGGAGATACTGCTGATCGGCGATCACAAAAAGATCACGAAATGGAGGAGGGAACATTCGCTCAAAAGAACCCTCAGCAGAAGGCCAGATCTCCTGAAAGAGGCCCTATTGACGGACGAAGATCTGGATATGCTGGAAAAATGGCAGAAGGAGTTGATGGAAGATGAGACCGATTGA
- a CDS encoding YlqD family protein, which yields MSLIVKRPVILKNIVTETFKKQLIEELSAAIKQIDMHLEQMEFQMRRTISELEKNDPRRARVAREEMMLERQRQEQIRHNLQKKLEEVSKLEIGSEFITGTYDAPVKIEVGDNIRQKLSQAEIIVKDGIVVGIRE from the coding sequence ATGTCGCTTATCGTTAAAAGGCCGGTAATCCTGAAGAATATCGTGACGGAGACCTTTAAGAAACAGCTCATCGAAGAGCTCTCCGCCGCCATTAAACAGATAGATATGCATCTGGAGCAGATGGAGTTCCAAATGCGCCGAACTATATCCGAACTGGAGAAGAACGATCCTAGACGGGCAAGGGTAGCCAGAGAAGAGATGATGCTGGAACGGCAGAGACAAGAACAGATCAGACATAACCTTCAGAAAAAGCTGGAAGAGGTCTCCAAGCTGGAAATCGGTTCGGAATTCATAACCGGAACCTACGACGCACCGGTTAAGATCGAAGTCGGCGATAACATACGCCAGAAGCTATCCCAGGCGGAGATCATCGTCAAGGATGGCATCGTCGTGGGAATCCGCGAGTAG
- a CDS encoding sigma-54-dependent Fis family transcriptional regulator, which produces MIGGRILIVEDERDICKYIQRHLMMEEDLNVEIRFAHDRDTAMEAVEEEKFDLIISDLWIPDSSGTLDKEGGLKVVDRAMELPDPPEVIIITGHGSSRSVLETVARIGVFDYVVKPIDYANLVNTIRRALEKRESLSTPKTSEGVKFREYEIIGATPQMIEVMKAIGRFARSDETVLIQGESGTGKELAARAIHEHSARKDKPFVPVNVNAIVPELMEAELFGIGKRVATGVDARPGFFMQAQGGTLFLDEIGELSLDIQPKLLRAIDFKEIQRVGGSTVKVNVRIIAATNRDLREAMKKGEFRKDLYYRLSGATIHIPPLRERREDIPLLADYFLRKHSHVFGKDHIRGFSEDVMELFAGYHWPGNVRELENAVKYAISTCNGRTITIQDLPRDLVEEMKIIKPEKDSLEEILEIDDLKKARERFERIYILRKLRENSWNISLTAKKLGITRQQLHKKIEKLGLRRGRDEDGQIRSFRKNQP; this is translated from the coding sequence ATGATAGGCGGGAGGATATTGATCGTCGAAGACGAGAGGGATATCTGTAAATACATCCAAAGGCATCTGATGATGGAGGAGGATCTAAACGTCGAGATCCGGTTCGCACATGATAGAGATACCGCCATGGAGGCCGTTGAGGAGGAAAAGTTCGACCTGATCATATCCGACCTCTGGATACCCGATTCGAGCGGCACTCTGGACAAAGAGGGCGGGCTGAAGGTGGTCGATAGGGCGATGGAGCTGCCCGATCCGCCCGAGGTCATCATTATAACCGGCCATGGCTCATCGAGAAGCGTCCTGGAGACGGTCGCCCGGATCGGCGTGTTCGATTATGTGGTCAAACCCATAGATTACGCCAATCTGGTCAACACCATCAGACGCGCCCTGGAGAAGAGGGAGAGCCTTTCCACACCCAAAACGAGCGAAGGGGTGAAGTTCAGAGAATATGAGATCATCGGGGCAACCCCTCAGATGATAGAGGTGATGAAAGCCATAGGTCGTTTTGCCAGATCGGATGAGACGGTGCTGATACAGGGGGAAAGTGGAACCGGTAAGGAGCTCGCCGCAAGGGCTATCCATGAACATAGCGCTCGTAAGGACAAACCCTTCGTGCCGGTAAACGTCAATGCCATCGTCCCGGAGCTCATGGAGGCGGAGCTCTTCGGGATAGGAAAAAGGGTGGCCACCGGCGTGGACGCCCGGCCTGGTTTCTTCATGCAAGCCCAAGGTGGAACGCTGTTCCTGGACGAGATAGGCGAGCTCAGCCTCGACATCCAACCGAAACTGTTGAGGGCGATAGATTTCAAAGAGATCCAGCGGGTAGGAGGCTCAACCGTCAAGGTGAATGTGCGGATCATCGCCGCCACAAACAGAGATCTGAGGGAGGCGATGAAAAAAGGGGAGTTCAGAAAGGATCTCTACTATCGGCTCAGCGGAGCGACAATTCACATCCCGCCCCTTAGGGAGAGAAGGGAAGATATACCTCTCCTGGCCGATTACTTCCTGAGAAAACACTCCCACGTGTTCGGGAAAGATCACATCCGGGGATTTTCAGAGGACGTCATGGAGCTATTTGCGGGATATCACTGGCCGGGGAACGTCAGAGAGCTGGAGAACGCCGTTAAATACGCGATCTCAACATGTAACGGGAGAACCATAACGATCCAAGATCTGCCGAGGGATCTGGTGGAGGAGATGAAGATAATCAAGCCGGAAAAAGACTCACTTGAGGAGATCCTGGAGATCGACGACCTGAAGAAGGCCAGAGAGCGCTTCGAGCGGATCTACATCCTTCGCAAACTCCGCGAGAACTCCTGGAATATATCCCTCACAGCGAAAAAACTAGGTATAACCCGTCAGCAGCTTCATAAGAAGATCGAAAAACTCGGGTTGAGGAGAGGGCGAGACGAGGACGGGCAGATCCGGAGTTTCAGGAAGAATCAGCCATAA
- a CDS encoding YraN family protein, translating to MVQTKKEIGFLGEEIAADFLKQKGYRILERNVRIGRGEIDLIALDGETLVFVEVKTRKGFGFGHPSESVTYRKRRQLSRLALLYLQRRGISDVSCRFDIISVLLTSQGEAKVEHIENAFELDPRYVS from the coding sequence ATCGTTCAGACTAAAAAGGAGATCGGCTTTTTAGGCGAGGAGATCGCCGCCGATTTCCTCAAACAAAAGGGCTACAGAATCCTCGAAAGGAACGTCAGGATAGGTCGGGGCGAGATAGACCTTATAGCTCTCGACGGGGAAACCCTGGTCTTCGTGGAGGTTAAGACCCGAAAGGGATTTGGGTTCGGCCATCCGAGCGAGTCGGTCACATACAGAAAACGCAGACAGCTCTCGAGGCTCGCCCTGCTTTATCTTCAAAGGCGTGGGATCTCCGACGTGAGCTGTAGGTTTGATATCATCTCCGTTCTCCTCACCTCTCAAGGCGAGGCGAAGGTGGAGCACATAGAGAATGCCTTCGAACTCGATCCGAGGTATGTAAGTTGA
- a CDS encoding CHASE2 domain-containing protein produces MREHLWITLISILIFALVLLASRYKLLEFVELKTLDKRYSYASERISPSDSIVLVTIDSKSQSVLGSLPWSHDVYLALYNALKEANPKAVGMMIWFNREWEGGELELDPNNNLFVIKPYSLPPVIKRDRIPTVTSWYPIPLKFELARGKSYSYMTYSPEDGIYRSAQMVVRDRNGGFRFPIELLMTCEFLGLDEGQLALRSGFWRGRCIEVGDLLKIPVDSGGRTYITYLPSGDSFNSISFVDVLEIYQNGDLEQLRRLFSGKIVLVGETENAYRVPTPSGEMTALEIRANLVNDLVKKAFITRLTFKVNLIYTALFLILSVFITLMVYQYEGRISLLATAYTVFLLFHLAFCFSLFQNWGIWLDMVTPGLFISLNGISCTLLLNYINLKKTQRQLVQSEKEAAFGVMSAQVRHEIRNILNSIRAPAEMVRNNFQKGDPLGMKDKPGEIVSEMNAIIERVMKLNDMIENELSFFQEASLRMQPVQIEELIRSAVEICQEEIKKNGVELFIEVDPSLPLISADREKLRIAFINLIRNACQAMPDGGTLLISAEYYSEKGASFVKLSFKDTGCGMSKEVRKRIFEPFFTTKPRGLGLGLSNVQNIVKLHHGRIEVESKENIGTTFSLLLPLMAVEEVEG; encoded by the coding sequence ATGAGGGAGCACCTTTGGATAACCCTAATCTCCATTTTGATCTTCGCCCTCGTTTTGCTGGCCAGCAGATATAAGCTTTTGGAGTTCGTCGAGCTTAAAACGCTCGATAAGCGTTACTCCTATGCTTCTGAGCGTATCTCACCCTCCGATAGCATAGTCTTGGTGACCATCGACTCGAAAAGCCAATCCGTCCTCGGTTCCCTTCCCTGGTCACATGACGTGTATCTCGCCCTGTATAACGCTCTCAAGGAGGCCAATCCGAAGGCTGTCGGAATGATGATATGGTTCAACAGGGAATGGGAGGGCGGAGAGCTGGAGCTCGATCCGAATAACAACCTCTTCGTCATAAAACCGTATAGCCTACCTCCCGTTATAAAGAGGGATAGAATTCCGACGGTCACCTCGTGGTATCCGATCCCCTTAAAGTTTGAGCTCGCCAGGGGGAAGAGCTACAGCTATATGACGTATAGCCCTGAGGATGGGATATACCGCAGCGCTCAGATGGTGGTCAGGGATAGAAACGGAGGGTTTAGATTTCCTATAGAGCTTCTGATGACCTGCGAGTTTCTGGGCCTGGATGAAGGTCAACTCGCCCTTCGGTCGGGTTTTTGGAGAGGTCGATGCATAGAGGTGGGGGATCTTCTTAAAATCCCCGTGGATTCAGGTGGAAGGACGTATATAACCTATCTGCCGTCGGGGGACTCATTTAATTCCATATCCTTCGTGGATGTGTTGGAGATCTATCAGAACGGCGATCTGGAACAGCTTAGAAGGCTGTTTTCAGGCAAGATCGTCCTGGTCGGCGAGACTGAAAACGCATATAGGGTTCCCACACCTTCCGGCGAGATGACCGCCCTCGAGATAAGGGCCAACCTCGTAAACGATCTCGTGAAGAAGGCGTTCATCACACGGCTTACCTTCAAGGTTAATCTCATCTATACGGCCCTCTTCCTCATCCTCTCCGTCTTCATAACGCTGATGGTGTATCAATATGAGGGTAGGATCTCGCTTTTGGCGACGGCCTATACCGTCTTTCTCCTTTTCCATCTGGCCTTCTGTTTCTCGCTTTTCCAAAACTGGGGTATATGGCTGGATATGGTTACACCAGGGCTCTTCATATCGCTCAACGGCATCTCATGCACGCTGTTGCTGAACTACATAAACCTGAAGAAGACACAGAGACAGCTCGTTCAGTCGGAGAAGGAAGCGGCCTTCGGCGTGATGTCCGCTCAGGTGAGGCATGAGATAAGGAACATCCTCAACTCCATCAGAGCCCCTGCGGAGATGGTGAGGAACAACTTCCAGAAGGGCGATCCACTCGGAATGAAGGATAAACCTGGTGAGATCGTCTCCGAGATGAACGCCATCATAGAGAGGGTGATGAAGCTGAACGATATGATCGAAAACGAGCTCAGCTTCTTTCAGGAGGCGAGCTTAAGGATGCAACCCGTTCAGATCGAAGAGCTCATCCGATCGGCCGTGGAGATATGCCAGGAAGAGATAAAGAAAAACGGGGTGGAGCTCTTCATAGAGGTGGACCCCAGTTTGCCTCTCATAAGCGCCGATAGGGAGAAACTCAGGATAGCCTTCATAAACCTCATCCGCAATGCCTGTCAGGCCATGCCGGATGGCGGAACGCTGTTGATCTCGGCGGAATATTACTCCGAAAAAGGCGCCAGCTTCGTCAAGCTCTCCTTCAAGGATACCGGCTGTGGGATGTCAAAGGAGGTCAGGAAGAGGATATTTGAGCCCTTTTTCACAACGAAACCCAGAGGGTTGGGCCTTGGTCTCTCGAACGTCCAGAACATCGTCAAGCTCCACCACGGCAGGATAGAGGTCGAAAGCAAGGAGAACATCGGAACCACGTTCAGCCTCCTGCTGCCTCTTATGGCTGTCGAGGAGGTCGAGGGATGA
- a CDS encoding KH domain-containing protein gives MLKELVEYIAKALVDHPEQVNVNEVDGEKTTILELSVAEDDLGKVIGKGGRTARAMRTILSAAATKANKRAVLEILE, from the coding sequence TTGTTAAAGGAGCTTGTCGAATACATCGCCAAGGCGCTTGTTGACCATCCCGAACAGGTCAACGTGAATGAGGTAGACGGCGAAAAGACCACTATACTTGAACTGAGCGTCGCTGAGGATGACCTCGGCAAGGTCATAGGAAAGGGTGGCCGAACGGCCAGAGCGATGAGAACCATACTGAGCGCTGCCGCAACGAAGGCTAATAAGAGGGCGGTTCTCGAGATACTGGAATGA